The genomic window TCGTTCCAGAAATGAAAATCGAATCTAGCATGTTATTAGATTATCCATTGCATATTGTGACTTATGATCGTAATAAAGATGGAGATTATGAAGCAATCACGCCGATTCAAAAATTGGTTCCTAAAAAGGATCCTAGTGAGATCAAAGATTATAAGTAAATTGACAACCCAGATGGGTTGTTTTTTTGTTTTATCTATTGTTATTCACTTTAGCCCTTTCATAAAAATTATAATATGCTAATCTTAAATTAAAGAGAGGGGAGGGGCTTTTTATGAACTCTAATAGAATCAAACTTTATGGTACTTTGACTATTGGTGTGATTGCGTTTATTCTTCAATTTGCATTTCATCAGGCATTAGCAGCCCAATGGATTATTAGTATTTTAGGGACAATTTTAGCTCTGATCATGTTTATTGATATGATCAAAGTTTTAAAATCTGGTAATTTTGGAGTCGATTTATTGGCTATTACTGCCATCGTTGCAACGATTGCTCTCGGCGAATATTGGGCTGGTTGGATCGTGCTTCTGATGCTTACTGGTGGAGATACTTTGGAAGAATATGCAGCCAACAAAGCTAAGAGCGAACTCAAGTCATTGCTAGATAATTCTCCGTCTAAAGCACATGTCTATCAGGGGGAAAGTATCAAAGATGTTGATATTGAACATGTCAAGGTCGGCGACAAACTACTGATCAGACCAAAGGAACAAGTCCCAGTCGATGGTATTGTCTATGAGGGTAATTCAAGTGTTGACGAATCATCGCTGACAGGTGAGTCCGTTCCAGTAGATATTGAAAAAGGTTCACATGTTATGTCAGGATCCATCAACGGCGAAGTTCCCTTCAAGATCACAGCTGAAAAGATTGCTGCTGAAAGTGAGTATCAGGCCATTGTTAAATTGGTCAAGGAGTCTGAAACTAACCCCGCACGTTTTGTTAGATTAGCTGATCGTTACGCGGTTCCATTTACGATCATCGCTTATATCATTGCTGGATTGGCTTGGTATTTGTCTGGAGATCCGATAAGAATCGCTCAGGTACTAGTTGTTGCTTCGCCATGTCCATTGATTTTGGCAGCTCCAATAGCTTTCGTATCAGGAATGAGTCGTAGCAGTAGAAATGGCATCATCGTTAAATCAGGTACTGCACTTGAAAAAATTTCTTCGGCAAAAACAATGGCATTTGATAAAACCGGAACGATTACACGTGGTCATTTGGTAGTTCAAGATGTCAAAATCTCACCCGATTTTATGCCAGAAACAGTCTATCAGTATGCAGCTTCGATTGAACAAAATTCAAGCCACGTCATGGCTGAAGCAATTGTTGACTACGCTTTAGCTCAACAAATTGAAATGAAAGATGTGGATGACGTAAAGGAAATTACCGCTGAAGGTATCGTTGGGGTTATTGATGGTCATTACGTCAAAGTTGGTAACCCTGAATTCGTTACTAAATATCCAGTTGAAAAAGTCGAAGGATCATCAGTTTATGTTTCAATTGACGAGCGGTTTGCCGGCGTTTATAGTCTGGTCGATGAGATTCGTCCTGAAGCTAAAGAAACGATTGCACGTCTCAAAACATATGGATTCAACAACATCTTAATGATTACAGGCGACAAAAAAGAGACAACTGAAAAGGTTGCCTCCGAAGTGGGTATAACTAAAGCATATCCATCAAGTTTGCCTGCTGACAAAGTTAAAATTATTCAAACCTTGCCTAAAGAGTATCATCCTGCTGTCATGGTAGGAGATGGCGTTAACGACGCACCTGCCTTGGCATTAGCCGATGTCGGTATTGCTATGGGCTACAAAGGTGCCAATGCCGCTAGTGAATCGGCTGATGCGGTAGTTTTAAAAGATGATCTCGGTAAAGTTGCTGAAGTTGCCAAGATATCTGACGATACCTTAAAAGTTGCTAAGCAAGCTGTTTTAATAGGTATTTTGATCTGTATCATCTTGATGCTGATTGCTGGTTTTGGTTTAATTCCAACAATCATCGGTGCCATGCTTCAAGAGGTTGTCGATACTGTCACGATTCTTTACGCATTGCGTGCTAGAAGCGATAATCTGTGATTATTTCCAACCATAGGTTTCTAAATTCATATCACGTTTATACATTTTGGAAACGTAAGGATTTCCATCAACAATGAAACGCATCTTTTTATCAGTCCATTCGCCTTTATTGGGCACTCCAATTCTTGGAGTTTCCAATATATTTGCAGGTGTTTTGGACTTTTTTAATTCAAACTGGAAATTGGCACTATTGAGCATTGTCCCGGAAAGCTCCTTATCCATAATTCCAAATGCTCGGATCCATTTTGCAGGGCCGTTAGTAGTGTCAAAGTCAGTTTTCTTTCGATTCAGATCCATGATATCTTTACCGTCGATTGGTTCGATGCCACGAATAAGGACGCCGTTGGGCAGTCCTTTTTTTTGGATGCTGATATCCATATCCAACCAGCTGTGAATCGAATAAATATAAATTGTGCCACCTTGTTGGTAAAGTGGGTCATTAGCTTCTGAGTGTCTGCCACCATAACTGTGGGCGGCCATATCATCTGGTCCCAAATAAGCTTCGGTCTCAACGATTATTCCTGACAATAATCCTTGCTCTGAATGATAGGTTAGCTTATGTCCCAACATTTCTTTGGCAATTTGAATTGTTGAACCAGTTTGAAAAAAGTCGTTTGTGGTAGTAATTAAGTCAGTCAAAATAGGTACCTCGAAAAAAGTTTAGATATTTAGCAAAAATTACTTGCGTTGGTTCTCATACTTAATATATAATACTCTTTGTGCTTACGAAAGAAAGCAAATGACCCCTTGGTCAAGTGGTTAAGACACCGCCCTTTCACGGCGGTAACATGGGTTCAAATCCCGTAGGGGTCACTATTTGGAGGATTAGCTCAGCTGGGAGAGCATCTGCCTTACAAGCAGGAGGTCACAGGTTCGATCCCTGTATCCTCCACTAAATAGACAAGCTAGAAATCATCGATGATGGTTCCTAGCTTTTTTTCTGTCTCGAAAAGATTGTCTTTAGAAATCTGTTCATTAGTTGGAGATAACTGAACCGCGTTTACTTGATCGCAATTGATCAAAGAAAATGCGTAAAATGCTGTGATCAGTATTGCTAGTAAAATTAAGCCACTTCTGATAACTATTGTCATTTGAATATCTCCCAAGTTGATTTATTTTCAAATTTAGATTAACACCGTAATGAAAATTTTGAGTCAATTTTTTGTAAAATTTGTGTAAAAAAATCCAGACATTAGTTCAATACTAATTGTCTGGAAGAATTTAATTTAAATTATTAGCATGATATTTCCAATGAATCGATAGATAACGTCGGTCGTTGAAAATTTATTGAATACTTTTAGTAAGACCATTATCAAAGTAAAAGCGATAACCGCAATGGTTGCCAGCAAGTTGATATATCCTAAGAAGAATAGGACTACGGTAGCAATTGCGATTGCAATGATCTGAATGGCTGAGTTCATTTCGCCATCGAAGTAAGTGATCATGACTGCAGTGATGTTGATCAACAGCAGCGGAACTACAAAATTTATTGAGATAAAGTGTGAATAGTAGAAGAATATTGCAATCGAGACAAAACTTGGAACGATAAAATCGTTGATCAAAGTAGTCAGCATTGAATATTTTTGCGGAATGTAACGAGTTGAGAATAAAAAGGCGATTTGGGCAAATATCAAGATCATGACGAAAATATTCATCGACTTGAATCCAATTGCACAAATTAAAATGTAGATCACCGAATAGGTGATACTAAATAATATATTTGGCTTTAGCGGAAGCATGAATTCCTTATATAGTGCAACCATCGCTACTAGTGCTAATAAATAATAGTTGATCGAGTTATTAGGCAGATGATGAATTAACACGAATGCGACCGCGAAAACGTGAAAACTAACTAGTTCGATCAATGACTTGATCAAATTTTTGACTCTTGTGTGATCCATGTGTAGCTCCTTTACATATGAATTTATACTAATTGACTGTACGACAAATTTCAATTCAATCTTTTTATGAAAAAATCATTTTTTGTGGTAATCTAGTAAAAGGTTCCTGATGGGATCCTTTTTTGTTTAACAAAGGAGAGGCCCTGTAACCGAAAGGTGGAAAATTTATAATGTCAAAGAATTACTTATTTACATCCGAATCTGTTTCAGAAGGACATCCAGATAAAATTGCTGATCAAATTAGTGACGCAATCCTTGATGCCTTGCTTGAGCAAGATAAGAATGCGCGTGTTGCCTGTGAGACAACCGTAACAACTGGTTTGGTACTCGTAGTTGGTGAAATTTCAACAACAGCTTACGTAGACATCCAAAGCGTTGTTCGTAACACAATTAAAGAAATTGGATACGATGGTTCAAATCCAGGTTTCGACGGTGGAAGTTGTGCAGTTCTAGTAGCTCTAGACGAACAATCTCCCGATATCGCACAAGGTGTAGATGATGCCCTTGAAAAAAGAGAATCAGCTAAAGATGCTGATCCATTGGATCAAATTGGTGCTGGTGATCAAGGTTTCGTATTTGGTTTTGCCACAGACGAAACTAAAGAATACATGCCATTGCCAATCTCTTTAGCACATAAACTTATGCGTAAAACCGCTGAAGTACGTAAAGACGGAACGCTTGATTATTTAATGCCTGATGCTAAATCTCAAGTTACTGTTGAATACGACGAAAACGACAAACCAGTTCGTATCGACACGATCGTTTTAAGTACACAGCACAAAGAAGAAGCAACACTTGATCAGATTCAAAAAGATATCAAGAAATATGTTATTGATGCAGTAGTTCCATCAAACATGATTGATGATAAAACGAAGTATTTGATCAATCCAACTGGTCGTTTCGTAATTGGTGGACCAGAAGGAGATTCAGGACTTACTGGTAGAAAGGTTATCGTTGATACTTATGGCGGATTTGCACGTCATGGTGGCGGTGCTTTTTCTGGTAAAGATGCTACTAAAGTTGACCGTTCAGCTAGTTATGCCGCTAGATATATTGCCAAGAACTTGGTTGCAGCAGGTATTGCTAAAAAGGTCGAAATTCAAATTGCTTATGCAATTGGTGTAGCACGTCCAGTATCAATTCACGTTGATACATTTGGTACTAGTGATTATAGCGAAGAGCAAATTGTTGCTTGCGTCAATAAGAACTTTGATCTTAGACCACTTGGTATCATTCAAATGTTAGATCTACAAAGACCTATCTACAAACAAACAGCGGCTTATGGCCACTTTGGACGTACAGATATTGATTTGCCTTGGGAACAATTAGATAAAGTTGATTCTATTAAAGAATTTTTATCAAAAGTTAAGGACTAATCAACGAGTACAGAGGCGTTCTTTAAAGTTTATACTTTAAAGGACGTCTTTTTTTATGGGGGAAATATGAACGAGAAACAAACACAGTCACATGTTGTAATTGTGACGATTGCGGTATTTATCGCAACATTTATGACCGCAATTGAGGGAACAATCGTATCAACTGCTATGCCAACTATCATTGGAAGTTTGCACGGCGTAAGTTTAATGAATTGGGTATTTTCAATTTATTTATTAATGACAGCTGTATCAACGCCAATTTATGGGAAATTATCAGACGTTGTCGGTCGAAAACCAGTCTTTTTATTCGGTTTAGGATTATTCGTCGTGGGTTCAGTTCTGTGCAGCATGTCTAATTCAATGCTGACTTTGATTTTGGCCCGGGTAGTCCAAGGATTGGGATCTGGTGCCATTCAGCCACTAACATTTACTATTATCGCCGACATTTATCCACTTGAAAAAAGAGCCAAGATCTTAGGTCTAAATGGTTCAGCCTGGGGAATTGCAGCTGTTATCGCACCACTTTTAGGTGGATTCATCGTTGAACAATTAAGCTGGCATTGGGTATTCTTGATCAACTTGCCAGTCGGTATCATCACAATGCTGCTGATTTGGATCTTCTTTAAAGAAAAACGCGAACAAGGACATAAAGTTAAAATTGATTATGTCGGAACTATGTTGCTGATCTTAGTTTTGTTACCAATCATGTTGGCATTGCAATATATCGGGACCGGTTCTCCATTGTTGCCGATTGGCTTGGTAGCAGTTTCGGTAATTTCGATTTTCATCTTCATTCATTTTGAGAGAAAAGTCAGCGACCCAATATTGCCGTTGCACCTGTTCTCAAACAAAACTTTTGTGATCCAAAATGTTATCGCATTGTTAGTCAGCGGTTTCTTGATTGGATTTGAAGCTTATATCCCAACTTGGATGCAAGGAATCTTAGGATTGAGCCCATCAATGGGTGGATTTGCTGTTACTCCTAGTTCAATCGTTTGGATCTTTGGATCATTCTGGGCTGGAAGTTTATTGAAAAAGTTTGCTCCAAATCGTGTGATTTACATTAGTTTGATCTTTTTAGCAACAGCTAACGTATTCTTACTGCTAGCGCATGTGGGAACGCCATTCTGGTACTTCTTAATGTTGGCAGCAATTGCCGGATGCGGTTTTGGTTTAACTATCACGACGACTACAGTAACTGCACAAACAGTCGTGCCTTCAGAGAATGTGGGTGTGGCCACCAGTTTTAATACCTTATTAAGAACTATTGGTATGTCCTTGATGGTTTCAGTAGATGGAATCATCTTGAACACTGCGTTAGCTAATGGTGCTGCTCAGAACAAAAAAATAACTGTCGATATGATGAACAAATTAATTGATCCTCAAACCGCCAGTCAATTGCCAACTGAGTTATTGCCAAAGATGAGAGAGATTCTTTTCTCTGGTCTGCACAATATTTATGTTGCCGGTGCAGTGTTGTTAGTTATCGCTTTGCTTTTGAATGCCTTTGAAATCAAGAACAAAGATATTCTTGGCTCTAAATAAAATTACTGTTGAAGTTAGTACGCTTCCTGCTAGCAAGTATCCGCCAACGATATCGCTTGGATAATGCACTCCGAGGTAGACACGACTGTATCCAATGATAATTATCAGTAAGATACCCAAAGTCGTGATCAATACTCTAGAACCAATTTTTTTAAATATAAAGAAACAAATTATTAATAACGGAATATAAAGGCTTAATGCAGATGAACTGTGTCCACTAGGGTAACTAAAGCTTCCTTCATACATATAATGATGGTGGCTGGGACGAGGGCGTCTGATTAAGTCTTTTATTATTGTGTTGATAATGACGACGACCAATTTATTTGCGGCTAAAAATATTGCTGCATAATAATATTTGAAATACGACAAAATAATCAAAATTACTAGCGTAATTATTACTGTCCAGAAAGTTCCGCCGACTTCAGTCAGAGTCCGAAAAACCAACAATGGAGTAGCAGTGTGGTTTTGATAGATCATGGCAATAAAGAACTTGTCGAACCCATGGATAAAATTAGCCTGAGTTGTTACAGCCCAGGACCATAATATAAATATTATTATCAAAATAATATTTGTGGTAGTCAGAAATTTAGAACTTTTCATTTATTTTTCCCTCTCTATTGTTTAAAAATTGTTTAAGAAATATAATAGTTTCATGAGTATTAAAGGGGTGTTGTTTATATGACAATTTCACGTAGTCAGCGCAAAGCTGAAGAGAACAAACTCTATCGTTCAAATTCGAAAAAACAAGCAAACGCCAACCTGAAAAAGAATGTCACCATCTTAGGTGCAGGTTTATTTTTCAGTGGGGTAGCTGCACAAACTAGTAATGCATTGGCAACACATCAAGCATTTGCCGATACATATGATAATTCAAATAATAATGATCAAAGCAATACCAACAATGCTGATGCTGTTGCGGCCACTAACACCGGCGTGGGGATGCTAACTCCTCGTGGTGTTGGCGACCAAAATTTCATTGACTATATTGGTAATTCTGCTCGCAAATTAGCTGGCAATAATGACTTATATGCATCCGTGATGATTGCTCAAGCCATGATCGAGAGTGGTTGGGGAACTAGTGGTTTAGCTAGTGCACCTAACTATAACTTGTTTGGTATCAAGGGTGCATATAAGGGCACTGCTGTGAACATGCCAACTCAAGAAGACGATGGTTCCGGCAGTCTTTATTCGATTCAATCAGATTTTAAGAAGTATCCTTCTTATAAAGAATCGCTCGAAGATTATGTTTCTTTACTCCGCGGTGGCGTTTCTGGAAACCCACAAATGTATGCCGGCACTTGGAAGAGCAATACTAGTTCATATAAAGATGCCACAGCATTCTTGACTGGTAAATATGCCACGGATACTACTTATGCAGATAAATTAAATAATATCATAGAAAAATATAATTTATCACGATTCGATCAACCTCAAGAATCTGATCAAAATGAAAATTATGTTTTTGCACAAGGAGACACTTTACAGTCTGTAGCTGATAAATTTAATATTCCTCTGGAAACATTAATGGAATTGAATGGTTTAAAGACTTCAAGCTATGTTTATCCAGGTAAGTCATTGATCGTAAATCAAGTTATCGGAACTCCGACTGCATCTGTTAATGATCCTGTCGCAATGGGCAACAAAACTGCTGCCGATGCTTCAAGCAGTGATTCTTCTGATGATGTTTATGGAAATCAACAAGCACCGGTCATTGTTCAAGACGAAACTAACGGAGTTAAGAAGTATGACAAGTCACAATCAACTGCTCAAGTTGCAGTTAATGTTTCAAGCGATACTTCTAATGGACAAGCTAATTCAAGTAACAGTGCAACTGTAAACTCTGGCAGTCAACAAGATCAATCGGCACAAACACAGAGTGCAAGTTCTCAAGACAACACTGTAACAGTTAAAAATGGCGATACTTTAGATGGAATTGCACGTCAATTAGGTGTATCTGTTTCTGATTTAAAACAAGCAAATAATCTCAATTCAGATTTATTGGTTGTCGGACAGCAATTAAAGTTGTAATATATATGCAATGGAAATAGTAGATTTATTTTAATTTTTTTCAGAAAGTGCATGGTCGTTGTGAATGCATAAATTAAATAAATTGAACTCGTCCACCAAGTTTGACCGCTGAACTAACAGTAAGCAGTCACATCTTATCCTTGTTACGGATATCGAGAGTCATGTAGTCTGTCTACATGGAACTTAGGTGGTACCGCGATAATTCGTCCTATGATTAGTTTATTAATCATAGGACTTTTTTTATGGAGGAAAGAATATGTCATACAATCACAATGTCGTTGAGAAAAAATGGCAAAAGTACTGGAAAGAAAATCAAACTTTTAAGACTGGTACTGACAAGAACAAGAAGAACTTTTACGCTTTGGATATGTTCCCATATCCATCTGGACAAGGACTCCACGTTGGACATCCAGAAGGATATACAGCTACTGATATCGTAGCCAGAATGAAACGTATGCAAGGATATAATGTTTTGCATCCAATGGGCTTTGATGCCTTTGGTTTACCAGCAGAACAATATGCTTTAGACACTGGTCATAACCCAGCTGAATTCACTGAAAAAAATATCAATAACTTTAAACGTCAAATCAATTCACTCGGTTTTTCATACGATTGGGACCGTGAAGTGCAAACTACAGATCCTAAGTTCTACAAGTGGACACAGTGGATCTTTGAACAAATGTACAAAAAGGGTTTGGCATATGAAGCCAAAGTTCCAGTTAACTGGAGTCCGGATTTAGGTACAGTTGTTGCAAACGAAGAGGTCATTGATGGAAAAACTGAACGTGGTGGCTATCCAGTTTATCGTAAGCCAATGCGTCAGTGGATGTTGAAGATCACTGCTTATGCTGATCGTCTTTTGGATGATTTGGACTTGATCGACTGGCCTGAATCAATCAAGGAAATGCAACGTAACTGGATTGGACGTTCTGTGGGTGCAGAAATTGACTTCCCAGTAGCTGATACATCAGAAACAGTGCAAGTATTCTCAACCCGTCCAGACACGATCTACGGTGCAACTTATATGGTTTTGGCACCAGAACATGACTTAGTTGAAAAAATCGTTACTCCTGAACAAAAAGCTGAAGTTGAAGCTTATAAAGCTAAAATTGCTAGCAAGTCAGATCTTGAAAGAACTGATTTGAACAAGGATAAAACAGGTGCCTTTACTGGTGCTTATGCTGTTAACCCAGTTAATGGCAAGAAGATTCCAATCTGGATCTCTGACTATGTATTGAGTACTTATGGATTTGGTGCCGTCATGGCCGTTCCTGCTCATGATGATCGTGATTATGAGTTTGCTAAGAAATTTGACTTGCCAATCGTTCAAGTACTTGAAGGTGGAAACATTGATGATGCAGCCTTCACTGGCGATGGCGTTCATATTAATTCTGAATTCTTGGATGGAATGGGTAAAGAAGAGGCTATCGATAAGATGGTTCAATACCTTGAAGACAAGGGTATCGGTAAAAAGAAAGTTAACTACAAACTTCGTGACTGGTTATTCTCACGTCAACGTTACTGGGGTGAACCAATTCCTGTCATTCATTGGGAAGACGGCGAAACAACTCTAGTTCCAGAAGATGAGTTACCTTTGGAATTGCCAGCTGATAGCAATATTGAACCTTCAGGAACACCTGAAAGTCCACTTGCTAACCTGACTGATTGGGTAAACGTCGTTGATAAGAATGGCCGTAAAGGACGTCGTGAAACTAATACTATGCCACAATGGGCAGGTAGTTCTTGGTATTACTTAAGATACATTGATCCACATAATGATAAACAATTGGCTGACTACGACTTATTGAAACAATGGTTGCCAGTTGATCTTTATATTGGTGGGGCTGAACACGCTGTTCTTCACTTATTGTATGCTCGTTTCTGGCACAAAGTTCTTTATGACTTGGGAGTTGTGCCTACTAAAGAACCATTCCAAAAACTATATAACCAAGGTATGATCTTGGGTGATAACCATGAAAAGATGTCTAAGTCAAAGGGTAATGTTGTTAACCCTGATGATGTTGTTGAATCATACGGCGCCGACACATTAAGACTTTACGAAATGTTCATGGGACCTTTGGATGCATCTATTTCATGGTCTGAAGATGGTTTGGCAGGAGCTAACAAGTTCTTGGAACGTGTTTGGAGATTATTCATCAATAACGATGACGAAAACACTGTTAAATCTGACTACTTGACTGATAAAAATGATGGCAAGCTCGATAAGGTTTACAACGAAACAGTCAAGAAGGTCACTGAAGATTATGATTCATTGCACTTCAACACTGCCATTTCACAAATGATGGTCTTTGCTAATGAAGCTAACAAGGTTGATACAATGCCTAAAGAATATGCTGAAGGTTTTGTTAAGATGTTGGCTCCAATTGCACCACATATGATGGAAGAATTATGGAGCAAGTTTGGTCATGATGAATCGATCACTTATGCTAAATGGCCTGAATTTGATGAAAGTAAATTAGTATCTGATACTGTTGAGATGATCATTCAAGTTAATGGTCGTTTACGTGATAAATTATCAATGCCAGTTGATACTGATAAGGAAAAGGTCAAAGAAATTGCTTTGAGCGATGAAAAAGTTCAAAAATTCCTTGATGGCAAAGATGTTGTGAAGGTAATTGTCGTTCCTAACAAGATTGTTAATATTGTAGTAAAATAAATGAAAAAGCTAAGACTCGGTCTTAGCTTTTTTGATAAAAATTATTATATGGTTACTTTGATTTAGTTGATTTTTTCAAGAATAAAGAGTATTTTTAAGTTTCCGAGATTACAAGTTTGCTATAATGGAACAGATAGTTTTTAAGGTGGTGCTAGTATTTGAGCAAGGATAATCAAAGTTCAGAAGAAGCGATCCCGAGATTGGATCCGGAATCTTCTAGCCAAGATACGATGTTAAAAGGCTCAGTTTGGATGACAGCTGGTAGTATTTTTTCACGTGTGCTTGGGGCTATATATATTATTCCTTGGATGGCCTGGATGGGTTCTTCATATCCTTCTGCCAATGCTTTGTTTGCCAAGGGCTACAATATTTACAGCTTGTTTTTAATTATTTCTACTGCCGGGATACCCGGTGCTATTTCCAAACAAATTTCTCACTATAATGCCTTGGACGAATATGCAACAGGTAATAGTTTATTCAAACAAGGCTTAAAGATCATGGCGTTGATGGGAATAATTTTTGGAGCGATCATGTTCTTTGGTGCTTCATTTATTGCATTTCTATTCACTGACAGCGATCCTAACAGTATTCCGGTTATCAAATCATTAGGAGTGGCTGTTTTAGTAATTCCAATCCTCAGTATTTTAAGAGGTTACTTGCAAGGTTATTCTGATATGGCACCTTCCGCTATATCACAATTAGTTGAACAAATTGCTAGAGTTATTTATATGCTGCTCGCGACTTATTTGATCATGCAAGTTCAAAAGGGAAGTTACGTTGATGCTGTTACTCAATCGACTTTTGCTGCCTTTATCGGTGCAATCTTTGCCATTGCAATTTTATTGATCTACATATTTAGAAAATTGCCAAAGTTACGCGAGTTATCTAGAAATGGTAAACCGGCCTCAACTTTGGATAAAAACTTTGCTCGAGAAATATTCGAGCAGGCATTTCCATTTATCATCATGGATGCCGGTATCACATTCTTTAATCTCTTTGACCAGTCAACATTCCAACAATTTATGTTGATGTTCGTAAAAGCTTCAAAGGTCCAATTG from Companilactobacillus sp. includes these protein-coding regions:
- a CDS encoding heavy metal translocating P-type ATPase yields the protein MNSNRIKLYGTLTIGVIAFILQFAFHQALAAQWIISILGTILALIMFIDMIKVLKSGNFGVDLLAITAIVATIALGEYWAGWIVLLMLTGGDTLEEYAANKAKSELKSLLDNSPSKAHVYQGESIKDVDIEHVKVGDKLLIRPKEQVPVDGIVYEGNSSVDESSLTGESVPVDIEKGSHVMSGSINGEVPFKITAEKIAAESEYQAIVKLVKESETNPARFVRLADRYAVPFTIIAYIIAGLAWYLSGDPIRIAQVLVVASPCPLILAAPIAFVSGMSRSSRNGIIVKSGTALEKISSAKTMAFDKTGTITRGHLVVQDVKISPDFMPETVYQYAASIEQNSSHVMAEAIVDYALAQQIEMKDVDDVKEITAEGIVGVIDGHYVKVGNPEFVTKYPVEKVEGSSVYVSIDERFAGVYSLVDEIRPEAKETIARLKTYGFNNILMITGDKKETTEKVASEVGITKAYPSSLPADKVKIIQTLPKEYHPAVMVGDGVNDAPALALADVGIAMGYKGANAASESADAVVLKDDLGKVAEVAKISDDTLKVAKQAVLIGILICIILMLIAGFGLIPTIIGAMLQEVVDTVTILYALRARSDNL
- a CDS encoding DNA-3-methyladenine glycosylase → MTDLITTTNDFFQTGSTIQIAKEMLGHKLTYHSEQGLLSGIIVETEAYLGPDDMAAHSYGGRHSEANDPLYQQGGTIYIYSIHSWLDMDISIQKKGLPNGVLIRGIEPIDGKDIMDLNRKKTDFDTTNGPAKWIRAFGIMDKELSGTMLNSANFQFELKKSKTPANILETPRIGVPNKGEWTDKKMRFIVDGNPYVSKMYKRDMNLETYGWK
- the metK gene encoding methionine adenosyltransferase, whose protein sequence is MSKNYLFTSESVSEGHPDKIADQISDAILDALLEQDKNARVACETTVTTGLVLVVGEISTTAYVDIQSVVRNTIKEIGYDGSNPGFDGGSCAVLVALDEQSPDIAQGVDDALEKRESAKDADPLDQIGAGDQGFVFGFATDETKEYMPLPISLAHKLMRKTAEVRKDGTLDYLMPDAKSQVTVEYDENDKPVRIDTIVLSTQHKEEATLDQIQKDIKKYVIDAVVPSNMIDDKTKYLINPTGRFVIGGPEGDSGLTGRKVIVDTYGGFARHGGGAFSGKDATKVDRSASYAARYIAKNLVAAGIAKKVEIQIAYAIGVARPVSIHVDTFGTSDYSEEQIVACVNKNFDLRPLGIIQMLDLQRPIYKQTAAYGHFGRTDIDLPWEQLDKVDSIKEFLSKVKD
- a CDS encoding MDR family MFS transporter; the encoded protein is MNEKQTQSHVVIVTIAVFIATFMTAIEGTIVSTAMPTIIGSLHGVSLMNWVFSIYLLMTAVSTPIYGKLSDVVGRKPVFLFGLGLFVVGSVLCSMSNSMLTLILARVVQGLGSGAIQPLTFTIIADIYPLEKRAKILGLNGSAWGIAAVIAPLLGGFIVEQLSWHWVFLINLPVGIITMLLIWIFFKEKREQGHKVKIDYVGTMLLILVLLPIMLALQYIGTGSPLLPIGLVAVSVISIFIFIHFERKVSDPILPLHLFSNKTFVIQNVIALLVSGFLIGFEAYIPTWMQGILGLSPSMGGFAVTPSSIVWIFGSFWAGSLLKKFAPNRVIYISLIFLATANVFLLLAHVGTPFWYFLMLAAIAGCGFGLTITTTTVTAQTVVPSENVGVATSFNTLLRTIGMSLMVSVDGIILNTALANGAAQNKKITVDMMNKLIDPQTASQLPTELLPKMREILFSGLHNIYVAGAVLLVIALLLNAFEIKNKDILGSK
- a CDS encoding phosphatase PAP2 family protein, with the protein product MKSSKFLTTTNIILIIIFILWSWAVTTQANFIHGFDKFFIAMIYQNHTATPLLVFRTLTEVGGTFWTVIITLVILIILSYFKYYYAAIFLAANKLVVVIINTIIKDLIRRPRPSHHHYMYEGSFSYPSGHSSSALSLYIPLLIICFFIFKKIGSRVLITTLGILLIIIIGYSRVYLGVHYPSDIVGGYLLAGSVLTSTVILFRAKNIFVLDFKGIQKQSDN
- a CDS encoding glucosaminidase domain-containing protein, whose amino-acid sequence is MTISRSQRKAEENKLYRSNSKKQANANLKKNVTILGAGLFFSGVAAQTSNALATHQAFADTYDNSNNNDQSNTNNADAVAATNTGVGMLTPRGVGDQNFIDYIGNSARKLAGNNDLYASVMIAQAMIESGWGTSGLASAPNYNLFGIKGAYKGTAVNMPTQEDDGSGSLYSIQSDFKKYPSYKESLEDYVSLLRGGVSGNPQMYAGTWKSNTSSYKDATAFLTGKYATDTTYADKLNNIIEKYNLSRFDQPQESDQNENYVFAQGDTLQSVADKFNIPLETLMELNGLKTSSYVYPGKSLIVNQVIGTPTASVNDPVAMGNKTAADASSSDSSDDVYGNQQAPVIVQDETNGVKKYDKSQSTAQVAVNVSSDTSNGQANSSNSATVNSGSQQDQSAQTQSASSQDNTVTVKNGDTLDGIARQLGVSVSDLKQANNLNSDLLVVGQQLKL